In the genome of Mucilaginibacter defluvii, one region contains:
- a CDS encoding TIM-barrel domain-containing protein — protein MPVNLRLREFFCLIVLSLISVSAVFSQQRQVTEVAPGVKKITIGKTDPLTPYSFCDEKPQVAAMQKLPAGNLPFDINSIGINISERGVLVEVPLDDKEQLYGFGLQIGSFNQRGLRKKPIVNDNPSTNLGYTHAPTTFYVSNKGYGILVNTARYTTFYCGTTAKNVNEVKASSQSNGGNSVSELYGSKGTAAGYVSADVPGAKGIEIYVFEGPDMLSVMQRYNLFSGGGALPAIWGLGVKYRVKADFKQDQVKKMAAYFRDNHIPCDVLGLEPRWQTASYSCSYVWNNEFFPNPQNLIDSMKRQGFHINLWEHAFVNPKSPLYTQLKNKSGNYLVWNGLVPDFADKQATKLFADYHQNTFVKQGISGFKMDECDNSNITMGDATWSFPEHSRFPSGLDGEQMHQVFGVLYQKAIYNIYKQNNIRTYLDVRASSSFASSYPAALYSDTYDHNEYIGMVVNSGFSGLIWSPEVRESNTVKDLMRRSQTAVLSAQALYNSWYLQNPPWLQINIKQNNNNELMANAKEVEADVRKLLNFRMSLVPYLYNAFADYHFKGIPPFRALVMDYPNDEKVHNIPDEYMIGQGILAAPLTEKQNERKVYLPAGNWYDYNTGKKMDGGKEYTINTSFTELPIFIKEGTVLPMAKPVEYVTPDTKFEITCYVYGEKATGSLFEDDGVTFNYDKGNYNNISLNYQSTKGKAERKGNFKSNRFIIKKWEVIK, from the coding sequence ATGCCTGTAAATTTACGCTTACGCGAGTTTTTTTGCCTGATTGTTTTATCTCTGATTTCTGTGTCAGCCGTTTTTTCACAGCAACGGCAGGTAACTGAAGTTGCGCCGGGGGTGAAAAAAATAACCATCGGCAAAACAGATCCATTAACACCCTACAGTTTTTGCGATGAGAAACCACAGGTGGCTGCCATGCAAAAGCTGCCCGCCGGTAATTTGCCTTTTGATATCAACAGCATCGGGATTAACATCAGCGAAAGGGGAGTACTGGTTGAAGTACCATTGGACGATAAGGAACAGCTTTATGGCTTCGGCTTGCAGATAGGCTCGTTTAACCAGCGCGGTTTGCGTAAAAAACCTATCGTTAACGATAATCCGTCAACCAACTTAGGCTATACTCATGCGCCTACAACTTTTTATGTATCTAATAAAGGCTATGGCATACTGGTAAACACCGCCCGCTACACTACCTTTTATTGCGGCACTACCGCTAAAAATGTTAACGAGGTAAAGGCATCTTCACAAAGTAATGGAGGCAACTCGGTAAGTGAGCTTTATGGTAGCAAAGGTACAGCCGCAGGCTATGTATCGGCCGATGTACCCGGAGCCAAGGGTATCGAGATTTACGTTTTTGAAGGGCCGGATATGCTGAGCGTGATGCAGCGTTACAACCTGTTTTCGGGCGGTGGTGCACTGCCTGCCATTTGGGGCTTAGGCGTAAAATACCGCGTTAAGGCTGATTTTAAGCAGGATCAGGTTAAAAAGATGGCGGCTTATTTTCGGGATAACCATATTCCTTGTGATGTGCTGGGGCTTGAACCACGCTGGCAAACGGCATCGTACTCATGCTCGTACGTTTGGAATAACGAGTTTTTCCCTAATCCGCAAAACCTGATCGATAGCATGAAACGTCAGGGTTTCCATATCAATTTGTGGGAGCATGCCTTTGTTAATCCTAAATCGCCATTGTATACGCAGTTGAAAAATAAATCAGGCAATTATTTGGTATGGAACGGTTTAGTGCCCGACTTTGCCGATAAGCAGGCCACTAAACTATTTGCTGATTACCATCAAAACACTTTTGTGAAGCAAGGCATATCCGGCTTCAAAATGGATGAGTGCGATAACTCTAACATCACCATGGGCGATGCCACCTGGAGTTTCCCGGAGCATAGCCGTTTCCCTTCGGGGTTGGATGGTGAGCAGATGCACCAGGTATTTGGTGTGCTATACCAAAAGGCCATTTATAACATCTACAAGCAAAATAACATCCGTACTTATCTGGATGTGAGGGCTTCAAGCTCCTTTGCGTCATCCTACCCGGCAGCCTTATACAGCGATACTTACGATCATAATGAATACATCGGCATGGTAGTCAACTCCGGTTTTTCGGGGCTGATCTGGTCGCCGGAGGTGCGGGAATCAAACACGGTGAAAGACCTGATGCGCCGTAGCCAAACGGCCGTATTATCGGCACAGGCGTTATACAACTCCTGGTACCTGCAAAATCCACCATGGCTGCAAATCAACATCAAACAAAACAACAACAACGAGCTGATGGCCAATGCCAAAGAGGTAGAGGCTGATGTACGCAAATTGCTGAACTTCCGCATGAGTTTGGTGCCTTACCTGTATAATGCCTTTGCTGATTATCATTTTAAAGGTATCCCGCCGTTCAGGGCTTTGGTGATGGATTATCCTAATGATGAAAAGGTACATAACATACCCGACGAGTATATGATAGGGCAGGGCATTTTGGCCGCCCCGCTTACCGAAAAGCAAAATGAGCGCAAGGTTTACCTGCCAGCCGGTAACTGGTACGATTATAATACCGGTAAAAAGATGGACGGCGGTAAGGAATATACCATCAATACGTCGTTTACCGAACTGCCCATCTTTATAAAAGAAGGCACGGTTTTGCCAATGGCCAAACCGGTTGAATATGTTACACCCGACACCAAATTTGAGATAACCTGCTATGTTTACGGTGAAAAAGCGACAGGTAGTTTATTTGAAGATGACGGCGTTACCTTTAATTACGATAAGGGAAATTACAATAACATCAGCCTGAACTATCAGAGCACCAAGGGCAAGGCGGAGCGTAAAGGCAACTTTAAAAGCAATAGGTTCATTATTAAAAAATGGGAAGTAATTAAATAA
- a CDS encoding AI-2E family transporter → MKEIPITVKRSIELLGLALAGAIFIIGQNIIMPLLMAFFISLMLLPVLRFFRKLRVPEVLAIFLPILLLFIFLGLIVWFFSAQIGSLVADFPQIEKNVGKHLNSLSQWIADDFNYSAKEQLKFIDEQSNKLLGSLGNILGGAAGSVGSILLFFGLLPIYIYLILLYKNLLVRFVFMWFESEQHTKVEEGMRATESIIKSYLIGLLIQITYITVLLGLILFLFGIKHALLIGVIFAFLNLIPYLGALIGNVLGVLITLASSQQILPIFIVLGAIAVVQFLDNNILMPRIVGSKVKINALAAIVGVILAGTMGGISAMFLALPIIAVLKIMFDRSEQFKQWGVLLGDERPNLSPMNFPVFRKKKNVPDKPTTI, encoded by the coding sequence ATGAAAGAGATACCCATTACGGTAAAAAGATCGATCGAGCTTCTCGGTCTCGCGCTTGCAGGTGCAATATTTATTATTGGCCAAAATATAATAATGCCCTTGCTAATGGCTTTTTTTATTAGCCTGATGCTATTACCTGTACTCCGTTTTTTCAGAAAACTTAGAGTACCCGAGGTGCTGGCTATATTTCTTCCTATATTACTTTTATTCATATTTTTGGGGCTGATCGTATGGTTCTTTTCAGCACAGATAGGCTCACTGGTGGCCGATTTTCCGCAGATTGAAAAAAACGTAGGCAAGCACCTTAACTCCCTCAGTCAGTGGATAGCTGATGATTTTAACTATTCCGCTAAAGAACAGCTTAAATTTATTGACGAGCAAAGCAACAAATTACTTGGGTCTCTTGGTAATATTTTAGGAGGTGCGGCCGGTTCGGTAGGTAGCATATTGTTATTTTTTGGCTTGCTACCTATATATATCTACCTTATACTGCTTTATAAAAACCTGCTGGTACGCTTTGTATTTATGTGGTTTGAATCAGAACAGCATACCAAGGTTGAAGAAGGTATGCGTGCCACCGAAAGCATTATAAAAAGCTACCTGATAGGCTTGCTGATACAGATTACTTATATCACTGTACTATTGGGCTTGATCCTGTTTTTGTTCGGCATAAAGCACGCGCTATTGATAGGTGTAATTTTCGCTTTTTTAAACCTCATACCCTACCTCGGCGCATTGATTGGTAACGTTTTAGGCGTACTAATTACCCTGGCCTCATCACAGCAAATACTGCCAATATTTATTGTACTGGGTGCTATAGCCGTAGTTCAGTTTTTAGATAACAATATACTGATGCCACGCATTGTAGGCTCCAAAGTGAAGATAAATGCGCTGGCAGCTATAGTTGGTGTGATACTTGCCGGTACCATGGGCGGTATATCAGCTATGTTCTTGGCGCTGCCGATCATTGCCGTACTAAAAATCATGTTTGACAGATCTGAGCAGTTTAAACAGTGGGGCGTACTACTGGGCGATGAAAGACCGAATCTTAGTCCGATGAATTTTCCGGTATTCCGAAAAAAGAAAAACGTCCCGGATAAACCGACGACAATTTAG
- a CDS encoding group III truncated hemoglobin, with amino-acid sequence MAAHQDIFELQDIRNLVDTFYGKVQQNPLIGPVFNERIQDRWPQHLEKMYSFWQTVLLEEYTYFGRPFPPHAQLPVEREHFETWLNLFNETVDELFTGDKATEAKWRAGKMAEMFQIKLAHFRNSDHNIL; translated from the coding sequence ATGGCAGCGCATCAGGATATATTTGAACTTCAGGATATAAGAAATCTGGTTGATACCTTTTACGGCAAGGTGCAGCAAAATCCATTAATCGGCCCTGTTTTTAATGAGCGTATTCAGGATAGATGGCCGCAGCATCTCGAAAAAATGTACAGCTTTTGGCAAACCGTTTTGTTGGAAGAGTATACTTATTTTGGCCGCCCGTTTCCGCCGCACGCGCAGTTGCCTGTTGAGCGTGAGCATTTTGAAACCTGGCTAAACCTTTTTAACGAAACTGTTGATGAACTTTTTACCGGCGATAAAGCTACCGAAGCAAAATGGCGGGCAGGCAAAATGGCCGAGATGTTTCAGATCAAACTAGCTCACTTCCGTAATTCAGATCATAACATCCTGTAA
- a CDS encoding beta-L-arabinofuranosidase domain-containing protein, whose protein sequence is MRLPDLRRTWLLTLLALQGGSLMAQTATAIKQVDNSKVNSYYVSNKAPLRQQYFVKLPVTAIKPGGWLLKQLELQRDGLTGNLGEISIWLSKKDNAWLSKDGKGKYGWEELPYWLKGYGDMAYVLKDPKMLKETKFWIEAVLTNQRDNGDFGPDVEKGPGKRDLWTNMPMLWCLQSYYDYSKDPRVLEVMTKYFKWQLSIPDDKFLEDYWEKSRGGDNMLSVYWLYNRTGDKFLLDLATKLDKNTSDWRQKGNLPNWHNVNIAQCFREPATYYLQSNNPADLQATYDVFKLTRDIYGQVPGGMFGADENARKGYDDPRQAVETCGLVEQMTSDQYLLQFTGDTFWADNCEDVAFNTFPAAFTSDYKALRYLTAPNMVVSDSKNHAPGIDNTGPFLAMNPFSSRCCQHNHSAGWVYYNENSWMATPDNGVAALLYAPGEVTAKVGSAGALTKIITTTQYPFNDVIDMKVITFDKNVFPVYLRVPAWCSAPVVKVNGKVVKVAAKGGEYIKLDNTWKNGDKISLQLPMKIAVRQWAKNKNSASVNYGPLTYSLKIDERYEQKDSKQTAIGDSQWQENADPVKWPSWEIYPASAWNYGLLLNSQKPEQSFTVVKGTWPADNNPFTNKSAPIMLKANGKQIPGWQIDQYGLCGVLPQSPVKTEQPQTSLTLVPMGGARLRIASFPVVQ, encoded by the coding sequence ATGCGTTTACCTGATTTGAGAAGAACCTGGCTTTTAACACTGCTGGCATTGCAGGGCGGCAGTCTTATGGCGCAAACTGCTACAGCCATTAAGCAGGTTGATAACAGCAAGGTTAACAGTTACTACGTATCAAACAAGGCCCCGTTACGGCAGCAATACTTTGTAAAGCTGCCGGTAACGGCCATAAAGCCAGGCGGCTGGTTGCTAAAGCAACTGGAGCTGCAGCGTGATGGCCTCACCGGTAACCTGGGCGAGATCAGTATATGGCTTTCAAAAAAAGATAATGCCTGGCTAAGTAAGGATGGCAAGGGCAAATATGGCTGGGAAGAGCTGCCTTACTGGCTGAAAGGCTACGGCGATATGGCCTACGTGCTTAAAGACCCGAAGATGCTGAAGGAAACCAAATTCTGGATAGAGGCGGTGCTTACCAACCAGCGCGATAACGGCGATTTTGGCCCGGATGTAGAGAAGGGCCCGGGCAAGCGCGACTTGTGGACGAACATGCCGATGCTCTGGTGCCTGCAATCATATTACGATTATTCAAAAGATCCGCGCGTACTTGAGGTAATGACCAAGTACTTCAAATGGCAGCTAAGCATTCCTGATGATAAATTTTTAGAGGATTACTGGGAGAAAAGTCGCGGCGGCGATAACATGCTGAGCGTTTACTGGCTGTATAACCGTACCGGAGATAAATTCCTGTTGGATCTGGCTACCAAGCTGGATAAAAACACATCCGACTGGAGGCAAAAGGGCAACCTGCCCAACTGGCATAACGTGAACATCGCACAATGCTTCCGTGAACCGGCTACCTATTACCTGCAAAGTAATAACCCTGCCGATTTGCAGGCTACCTACGATGTGTTTAAACTGACGCGTGACATTTACGGACAGGTACCGGGCGGCATGTTTGGTGCCGACGAGAATGCCCGCAAAGGCTATGATGACCCGCGCCAGGCTGTTGAAACCTGCGGACTGGTAGAGCAAATGACATCAGACCAATACCTGCTGCAATTTACCGGCGATACCTTTTGGGCCGATAACTGCGAGGATGTAGCGTTCAATACCTTCCCGGCGGCATTTACTTCAGATTATAAGGCCTTGCGATACCTTACCGCGCCCAATATGGTGGTGAGCGATAGCAAGAACCATGCGCCGGGTATTGATAATACCGGTCCGTTTTTGGCCATGAACCCGTTTAGCAGCCGCTGTTGCCAGCACAACCACTCGGCAGGCTGGGTATATTATAACGAGAACAGCTGGATGGCTACGCCCGATAATGGTGTTGCAGCATTGCTGTACGCTCCGGGCGAGGTTACGGCAAAGGTTGGATCAGCGGGTGCTTTGACCAAGATCATCACCACAACGCAATATCCGTTTAACGATGTGATCGACATGAAGGTGATCACTTTTGATAAAAACGTCTTCCCGGTATACCTGCGTGTACCGGCGTGGTGCAGCGCTCCGGTAGTAAAGGTAAATGGCAAGGTGGTTAAGGTTGCGGCAAAGGGCGGCGAATATATCAAGCTGGATAATACCTGGAAAAACGGTGATAAGATAAGCCTGCAACTGCCTATGAAAATAGCGGTAAGGCAATGGGCTAAAAATAAAAACAGCGCCAGCGTTAATTATGGCCCGCTTACTTATTCACTTAAAATAGATGAGCGCTATGAGCAAAAGGACAGTAAGCAAACCGCCATCGGTGATTCGCAATGGCAGGAAAATGCCGACCCGGTGAAATGGCCAAGCTGGGAGATATACCCTGCATCAGCCTGGAACTATGGGTTGCTGCTGAACAGCCAAAAGCCGGAGCAATCGTTCACGGTGGTTAAAGGCACCTGGCCTGCAGATAATAATCCGTTTACCAACAAATCGGCACCCATTATGCTGAAAGCTAACGGTAAACAGATACCGGGCTGGCAGATAGACCAGTACGGTTTATGCGGCGTACTACCGCAAAGCCCGGTTAAAACCGAGCAGCCGCAAACCAGCCTTACGCTGGTACCTATGGGCGGTGCAAGGTTACGTATAGCATCATTCCCGGTTGTGCAATAA
- a CDS encoding glutaminase family protein, with translation MKKISFRSIAVACLLSAGVAHAQDRKAPSYPLVTHNPYFSIWSNTDKLTESSTNHWTGATQSLLGVVNVDGKFYRFLGQAADKYKTILPASDEKGYSVKYTEAKPADDWSSANFNDASWKTGAAPFGDNDQVKTSWKSHDLWVRRTFSYIKTDLNELYLKMNHDDNVEVYLNGDKILDREGWTNDFKMIKLSNSVKGKLKDGENVLAIHVANTAGGRYLDAGLVEKIKDVSGSKMEIAKQNAVTVNATQTIYNFTAGGVNLDVTFTSPLLMSDLNLIARPVSYIAYKAKANDGKSHAVKVLFSASTDVAVNTPVQEVKATKYATAKLSILKAGTTAQPVLQKRGDDLRIDWGYMYVAAPKAENVSQFITAESEAATAFVSGSRASTAQQGRSLALNTVIPFGTVGAIAVEKYVELGYDEVYSIQYFKQNLRPWWNNSGKQTIEGQLALAADQYKSVISKCQAFDKTLYADAKKSGGAKYADLCVLAYRQSIAAHNLVKSPQGDLLWLSKENFSNGSINTVDITYPSAPMYLIYNTGLLKGMMNGIFYYSESGKFPKDWAAHDLGTYPLANGQTYGEDMPVEESGNMIILTDAIVKADGNAAYAKKHWDVLSKWVNYLVQDGFDPKTQLCTDDFAGHLARNANLSAKAIVGIACYADMAQRLGDTKTADKYRGIAKGMVSKWMELAGDGDHYTLTFENKGTWSQKYNLVWDKVLGLNLFPQEVYNKEIKYYLTKQNEFGLPLDSRKTYTKSDWILWTATLANNQKDFDALVNPIWKFAMETPSRVPLNDWHETTDGKMVGFQARSVVSGYYMKMLYDKMQSKK, from the coding sequence ATGAAAAAAATCAGTTTTCGTTCTATTGCGGTCGCGTGCCTTTTATCGGCGGGTGTGGCTCATGCCCAGGACAGGAAGGCACCATCGTACCCCTTAGTAACACACAATCCGTATTTCAGCATCTGGTCAAACACCGATAAGCTAACCGAATCATCAACTAACCATTGGACAGGCGCTACACAATCATTATTAGGTGTTGTTAATGTTGATGGTAAGTTTTATCGTTTTTTAGGTCAGGCGGCTGATAAGTACAAAACCATATTACCGGCATCGGATGAAAAAGGTTACAGCGTTAAATACACCGAAGCGAAACCTGCTGATGACTGGAGCAGCGCGAACTTTAACGATGCTTCATGGAAAACCGGTGCTGCGCCATTTGGTGATAATGATCAGGTAAAAACCAGCTGGAAAAGTCATGACCTATGGGTGCGCCGTACATTCAGCTATATTAAAACTGATTTAAATGAGCTATACCTGAAAATGAACCACGACGATAACGTGGAGGTTTACTTAAACGGCGATAAAATATTAGACCGTGAAGGCTGGACAAATGATTTCAAAATGATCAAGCTGAGCAATAGCGTTAAAGGTAAACTTAAAGACGGCGAAAACGTATTAGCTATACACGTAGCGAATACCGCCGGTGGCCGTTACCTTGATGCCGGTTTAGTGGAGAAGATTAAGGATGTTAGCGGCAGCAAAATGGAGATCGCCAAACAAAACGCGGTTACCGTTAACGCTACCCAAACCATCTATAACTTTACCGCAGGCGGTGTTAACCTTGATGTTACCTTTACCTCGCCATTATTAATGAGCGATTTGAACCTGATTGCAAGGCCGGTAAGCTATATAGCCTACAAAGCCAAAGCAAATGATGGCAAAAGCCATGCGGTTAAGGTGTTATTCAGCGCGTCAACAGATGTAGCGGTTAACACGCCGGTGCAGGAGGTTAAGGCTACTAAATACGCTACAGCAAAGCTCTCTATCTTAAAAGCCGGTACTACCGCGCAGCCCGTGCTGCAAAAACGTGGCGACGACCTGCGTATCGACTGGGGTTATATGTATGTTGCAGCCCCTAAAGCCGAGAACGTATCACAATTTATCACTGCCGAAAGCGAAGCCGCTACCGCGTTTGTTAGTGGCAGCCGTGCGTCAACAGCGCAGCAAGGCCGTTCACTGGCGCTTAACACGGTTATACCGTTTGGTACAGTAGGCGCAATCGCTGTAGAAAAATATGTGGAGCTGGGTTATGATGAGGTATATTCTATCCAGTACTTCAAACAAAACCTGCGCCCATGGTGGAATAATTCAGGTAAGCAAACTATTGAAGGCCAGCTGGCTTTAGCTGCTGATCAGTATAAATCGGTGATCAGCAAATGCCAGGCGTTCGATAAAACTTTATATGCTGATGCTAAAAAATCAGGCGGTGCAAAATATGCCGACCTTTGTGTGCTGGCTTATCGCCAAAGCATCGCGGCGCATAACCTGGTAAAAAGCCCGCAGGGCGATCTGCTTTGGTTGTCAAAAGAAAACTTCAGTAACGGATCAATCAACACCGTTGATATTACCTATCCATCAGCGCCAATGTACCTGATTTACAATACCGGTTTACTTAAAGGTATGATGAACGGGATATTTTATTACAGTGAAAGCGGCAAATTCCCCAAGGATTGGGCAGCGCACGATTTGGGTACCTATCCGCTGGCTAACGGCCAAACCTATGGTGAGGATATGCCGGTTGAAGAATCAGGCAACATGATCATCCTGACCGATGCTATTGTAAAGGCTGATGGCAACGCGGCTTACGCCAAAAAACATTGGGATGTATTAAGCAAATGGGTTAACTATCTTGTTCAGGATGGTTTTGATCCTAAAACACAGCTATGTACGGATGACTTTGCCGGTCACCTGGCGCGTAATGCCAACTTATCAGCAAAAGCTATTGTAGGTATTGCCTGCTATGCCGATATGGCCCAGCGTTTAGGTGATACTAAAACTGCCGACAAATATCGCGGCATTGCTAAAGGCATGGTAAGCAAGTGGATGGAGCTTGCCGGTGATGGCGACCACTATACCCTTACCTTTGAAAATAAAGGCACCTGGAGCCAGAAATACAATCTGGTTTGGGATAAAGTATTAGGCCTTAACCTGTTTCCGCAGGAAGTATACAACAAGGAAATAAAGTACTATCTTACCAAACAAAACGAATTTGGTTTGCCGCTGGATAGCCGTAAAACCTACACAAAATCTGACTGGATTTTATGGACCGCTACCCTGGCTAATAACCAAAAGGATTTTGACGCGTTGGTAAACCCGATATGGAAATTCGCCATGGAAACACCATCACGTGTTCCGCTGAATGATTGGCACGAAACTACCGATGGTAAAATGGTAGGTTTCCAGGCGCGTAGTGTGGTAAGCGGTTACTACATGAAAATGCTTTACGATAAAATGCAATCAAAAAAATAA
- a CDS encoding glycoside hydrolase family 97 protein — protein MKKQILLTTLLLSAGVRLMAQTIDLTSPDNKIKLTVDLKDRINYSVSVNGDALLSNSYLQLDLGKQKLGEKPRLIKKAVTAVNTVLHPVVSLKNSSVPNNYNQLRLDLKGDYSVEFRAYNDGVAYRFITNKKDSIAINNEDVHLNFADNVEASYLETGGFKTSYEIVYQRKPLADVNKGRMSVLPILFDNKKYKVLLSEADLYDYPCLFVKSTGDKSVDAIFPKAPLAFGPDGDRSLEIKKEAPYIAKTAGKRNFPWRFVVITDQDKELVENQMVARLSTQNQLKDTKWIKPGQVTWEWWHNAYVYGVDFKSGYNQDTYKYYIDFASKYGIPYIIMDEGWAKTTENPFEPNPTINLHELIDYGKKKNVKIILWFTWLSVENHFDIFETLKKWGIAGMKIDFMDRSDQWMVNYYTRVAKEAAKHQILVDFHGAFKPAGLEYAYPNVLSYEGVIGMEQNIGGGWATPDNNLYLPFLRNAVGPMDYTPGAMRSAHKKDYKPTWVNTMSIGTRAHQLAMYVVFESGLQMLADNPYNYYREPEAIKFITSVPVTWDETRVLDASLGEYVVTARRKGGNWFIGAMGNSKPHELTINTSFLKPGVTYNITLIKDGINADFQAMDFKQVTKTIKAGEAIDIKMEADGGWVARIEPAN, from the coding sequence ATGAAGAAACAAATTTTACTCACTACTTTACTGCTTTCGGCAGGTGTGAGGCTGATGGCGCAAACCATTGATCTTACCTCGCCCGATAACAAGATCAAGCTGACGGTTGACCTGAAGGACAGGATCAACTATTCTGTAAGCGTTAACGGCGATGCACTATTAAGCAACTCGTACCTGCAACTTGACCTGGGCAAGCAAAAGCTTGGCGAAAAACCAAGGCTGATTAAAAAAGCCGTTACTGCTGTTAATACTGTTTTGCACCCGGTAGTATCTTTAAAAAATAGTTCGGTGCCTAATAACTACAACCAGTTAAGGCTTGATTTAAAGGGCGATTACAGCGTAGAGTTCCGTGCTTATAATGATGGGGTGGCTTACCGTTTCATCACCAATAAAAAGGATTCTATCGCTATAAATAACGAGGATGTTCACCTGAACTTCGCGGATAACGTGGAGGCATCGTACCTGGAAACCGGGGGCTTTAAAACTTCTTATGAGATAGTTTACCAACGCAAGCCTTTAGCTGACGTAAACAAAGGTAGAATGAGCGTGCTACCAATTTTGTTCGATAACAAAAAATACAAAGTGCTGCTATCAGAGGCTGATCTGTATGATTATCCGTGCCTTTTTGTAAAGTCAACCGGTGATAAAAGCGTTGATGCCATATTTCCTAAAGCGCCGCTGGCTTTTGGTCCGGATGGCGACCGCAGCCTGGAGATCAAAAAAGAAGCGCCTTATATTGCTAAAACAGCAGGCAAGCGCAACTTCCCGTGGCGCTTTGTGGTGATCACTGATCAGGATAAGGAGTTGGTAGAAAACCAGATGGTTGCTCGTCTGTCAACCCAAAACCAGTTGAAAGATACCAAATGGATAAAGCCCGGCCAGGTGACCTGGGAGTGGTGGCACAATGCTTATGTTTACGGTGTTGATTTTAAGTCGGGCTATAACCAGGATACGTACAAGTATTATATCGATTTCGCTTCAAAATATGGCATCCCGTACATCATTATGGATGAAGGTTGGGCTAAGACTACCGAGAACCCATTTGAGCCAAACCCTACCATCAATTTGCACGAACTGATTGATTACGGTAAAAAGAAGAACGTAAAGATCATCCTGTGGTTCACCTGGCTATCGGTTGAGAACCACTTTGATATATTTGAAACCCTGAAAAAATGGGGCATTGCCGGTATGAAGATCGACTTTATGGACCGCAGCGACCAGTGGATGGTTAACTATTATACCCGTGTTGCTAAAGAAGCGGCCAAGCACCAAATACTGGTTGATTTCCACGGCGCGTTCAAGCCTGCAGGTTTGGAGTATGCATATCCTAACGTATTGTCGTACGAGGGTGTTATTGGTATGGAGCAAAATATTGGAGGTGGTTGGGCTACGCCGGATAATAACCTGTATCTGCCTTTTCTACGTAACGCTGTTGGTCCGATGGATTACACACCAGGCGCCATGCGTTCGGCCCATAAAAAGGATTACAAACCAACCTGGGTAAATACTATGAGCATTGGTACGCGTGCGCATCAACTGGCTATGTACGTAGTATTTGAAAGTGGCCTGCAAATGCTTGCCGATAACCCGTATAATTATTACCGCGAGCCGGAGGCCATTAAATTCATTACCAGTGTGCCGGTAACCTGGGATGAAACACGTGTGCTTGATGCCTCGCTGGGCGAGTACGTAGTTACCGCGCGCCGTAAAGGTGGAAACTGGTTTATTGGCGCCATGGGCAACAGCAAACCGCACGAACTGACCATCAACACCAGCTTTTTAAAGCCGGGCGTTACCTATAACATTACGTTGATAAAGGATGGCATTAATGCCGATTTCCAGGCGATGGACTTTAAACAGGTTACCAAAACCATAAAAGCCGGAGAAGCTATCGACATAAAAATGGAAGCTGACGGCGGTTGGGTCGCGCGTATTGAACCGGCTAATTAA